Proteins encoded within one genomic window of Ideonella dechloratans:
- a CDS encoding carbohydrate ABC transporter permease, giving the protein MTTLTSPFSAGPSRALAWLLGALWVLPLLLLGWVAFRPGAGALQFDLAGPWGLDNFRAAWQVAPFGHYLLNTVAIVTLLLALQLTVCTLAAYALARLRFAGRGLVFALVLLQLMVMPEVLIAENYASIARLGLVDRWLGVALPYVASAFGIFLLRQTFMTVPQELEDAARIEGLGRLAILWRVYVPLARPTYLAYALVSVAYHWNNFLWPLVATNTEASRPLTVGMALFAAPETGVDWGVLSAGTLLSVGPLLAGFLVFQRQFMQSFMHAGLK; this is encoded by the coding sequence GTGACGACCCTGACCTCTCCCTTCTCGGCCGGCCCGTCGCGGGCCCTGGCCTGGCTGCTGGGCGCGCTGTGGGTGCTGCCCCTGCTGCTGCTGGGCTGGGTGGCCTTCCGCCCGGGGGCGGGCGCGCTGCAGTTCGACCTGGCCGGCCCCTGGGGCCTGGACAACTTCCGGGCCGCCTGGCAGGTGGCGCCCTTCGGCCACTACCTGCTCAACACCGTGGCCATCGTCACGCTGCTGCTGGCCCTGCAGCTCACGGTCTGCACCCTGGCGGCCTATGCGCTGGCGCGGCTGCGCTTTGCCGGGCGGGGCCTGGTGTTCGCCCTGGTGCTGCTGCAGCTGATGGTGATGCCCGAGGTGCTGATCGCCGAGAACTACGCCAGCATCGCCCGCCTGGGCCTGGTGGACCGCTGGCTGGGCGTGGCCCTGCCCTATGTGGCCAGTGCCTTCGGCATCTTCCTGCTGCGCCAGACCTTCATGACCGTGCCCCAGGAGCTGGAGGACGCGGCCCGCATCGAGGGCCTGGGTCGTCTGGCCATCCTCTGGCGCGTCTACGTGCCGCTGGCCCGGCCCACCTACCTGGCCTATGCCCTGGTGTCGGTGGCCTACCACTGGAACAACTTCCTCTGGCCCCTGGTGGCCACCAACACCGAGGCCAGCCGGCCGCTGACGGTGGGCATGGCCCTCTTTGCCGCCCCCGAGACGGGGGTGGACTGGGGCGTGCTGTCGGCCGGCACCCTGTTGTCGGTGGGGCCACTGCTGGCGGGTTT
- a CDS encoding carbohydrate ABC transporter permease, translating into MTVTPTRTPPSPRRPAGQAALAWALLAPALLLLAGFTYGPTLASLWQALHTEAPGLPAAFTGADQLRALAEDPVFRQALRNNALYAAVTVPLSVGLALAMALWVQDRFAGRGLLRLAFFTPTVLPMVAAANLWLIFYAPDIGLLNRALAWAGLHGPNWLGDAGTALWALMAVTVWKEAGFFMVFYLAALQSLSPELMDAARLEAPSAWTRLRRVTLPLLAPTTLFVGVNALINAVKLVDHLFVLTRGGPNNASTLLLYYLYEIAFKFQDLNYAAALTLVLLALLGAVSAAQFWLARRIHYR; encoded by the coding sequence GTGACGGTGACGCCGACCCGCACCCCGCCGAGTCCCCGGCGCCCGGCAGGCCAGGCCGCCCTGGCCTGGGCCCTGCTGGCCCCGGCCCTGCTGCTGCTGGCCGGCTTCACCTACGGCCCCACGCTGGCCAGCCTCTGGCAGGCCCTGCACACCGAGGCGCCGGGCCTGCCCGCGGCCTTCACCGGCGCCGACCAGCTGCGCGCCCTGGCCGAGGACCCGGTCTTCCGCCAGGCCCTGCGCAACAACGCGCTCTACGCGGCGGTGACGGTGCCGCTGTCGGTGGGCCTGGCGCTGGCCATGGCCCTGTGGGTGCAGGACCGCTTCGCCGGTCGCGGCCTGCTGCGCCTGGCCTTCTTCACGCCCACCGTGCTGCCCATGGTGGCGGCGGCCAACCTCTGGCTGATCTTCTACGCACCCGACATCGGCCTGCTCAACCGGGCCCTGGCCTGGGCCGGCCTGCACGGGCCCAACTGGCTGGGCGACGCCGGCACCGCGCTGTGGGCGCTGATGGCCGTGACTGTCTGGAAGGAGGCCGGCTTCTTCATGGTCTTCTACCTGGCGGCGCTGCAGTCGCTCTCGCCCGAGCTGATGGACGCGGCCCGGCTGGAAGCGCCCTCGGCCTGGACGCGGCTGCGCCGGGTCACGCTGCCGCTGCTGGCGCCCACCACGCTGTTCGTCGGCGTCAACGCGCTGATCAACGCCGTCAAGCTGGTGGACCACCTCTTCGTGCTGACCCGTGGCGGGCCCAACAACGCCAGCACCCTGCTGCTCTACTACCTCTACGAGATCGCCTTCAAGTTCCAGGACCTGAACTACGCCGCGGCCCTGACGCTGGTGTTGCTGGCCCTGCTGGGGGCGGTCTCGGCCGCGCAGTTCTGGCTGGCGCGGCGCATCCACTACCGCTGA
- a CDS encoding ABC transporter substrate-binding protein, whose amino-acid sequence MSLQTRCLALALGAMSALATFGAAAAEPTRITMYYPISVGGPLTQVVDTLVGEFQQANPDVKVEAIYAGNYDDARTKALAALKAGTPVQTSVLFSIDLHELKDLGVIRPFDDFAKTPEDRAWLKSFYPALMENGVADGKTWGIPFQRSTIVMYYNKDAFRQAGLDPEKPPRTWAELHADAAKLVQKDGATTSRWGVMIPSTGYAYWMFGALTKQNGQPLMNPAGNKTFFNSPKSVEALNYWAGLAQDGLSPKGLIEWGTLRQNFVEGKTAIMWHSTGNLTAVMKEAKFDVGVAPLPAHTEPGSPTGGGNFYLFKSGSEAEQQAAYRLVKFLTAPERSAQWSVATGYVGVSAASYDTPALKTYAAKVPQALVARDQLKVATAELATHQAGRVRKLLDDAIQSVITGQQAALPALDAAQAQADRLLKPYQR is encoded by the coding sequence ATGTCCCTGCAGACCCGATGCCTGGCCCTGGCCCTGGGCGCCATGAGCGCCCTGGCCACCTTCGGTGCCGCCGCCGCCGAGCCCACCCGCATCACCATGTACTACCCGATCTCGGTGGGCGGCCCGCTCACCCAGGTGGTGGACACCCTGGTGGGCGAGTTCCAGCAGGCCAACCCCGACGTCAAGGTCGAAGCCATCTACGCCGGCAACTACGACGACGCCCGCACCAAGGCCCTGGCCGCGCTCAAGGCCGGCACGCCGGTGCAGACCTCGGTGCTGTTCTCCATCGACCTGCACGAGCTGAAGGACCTGGGCGTGATCCGCCCCTTCGACGACTTTGCCAAGACGCCCGAGGACCGCGCCTGGCTCAAGAGCTTCTACCCCGCGCTGATGGAGAACGGCGTGGCCGATGGCAAGACCTGGGGCATCCCCTTCCAGCGCTCGACCATCGTCATGTACTACAACAAGGACGCCTTCCGCCAGGCCGGCCTGGACCCGGAGAAGCCGCCGCGCACCTGGGCCGAGCTGCACGCCGACGCCGCCAAGCTGGTGCAGAAGGACGGCGCCACCACCAGCCGCTGGGGCGTGATGATCCCCTCCACCGGCTACGCCTACTGGATGTTCGGCGCCCTGACCAAGCAGAACGGCCAGCCGCTGATGAACCCGGCCGGCAACAAGACCTTCTTCAACAGCCCCAAGTCGGTCGAGGCGCTGAACTACTGGGCCGGCCTGGCCCAGGACGGCCTGAGCCCCAAGGGCCTGATCGAATGGGGCACGCTGCGTCAGAACTTCGTCGAGGGCAAGACGGCCATCATGTGGCACTCCACCGGCAACCTGACCGCGGTGATGAAGGAGGCCAAGTTCGACGTCGGCGTGGCCCCGCTGCCCGCCCACACCGAGCCCGGCTCGCCCACCGGCGGCGGCAACTTCTACCTGTTCAAGAGCGGCAGCGAGGCCGAGCAGCAGGCCGCCTACCGCCTGGTCAAGTTCCTGACCGCGCCGGAGCGCTCGGCCCAGTGGAGCGTGGCCACCGGCTATGTGGGTGTGAGCGCCGCCAGCTACGACACCCCCGCGCTGAAGACCTATGCGGCCAAGGTGCCGCAGGCCCTGGTGGCGCGCGACCAGCTCAAGGTCGCCACCGCCGAGCTGGCCACCCACCAGGCCGGCCGCGTGCGCAAGCTGCTCGACGACGCGATCCAGTCGGTCATCACCGGCCAGCAGGCCGCCCTGCCCGCGCTGGACGCTGCCCAGGCCCAGGCCGACCGCCTGCTCAAGCCCTACCAGCGCTGA
- a CDS encoding ABC transporter ATP-binding protein, with translation MTAALTLEGLAQQFDGQPVLRGIDLAVAPGEFVALLGASGCGKTTLLRLIAGLDRPQAGRICIDGQDVTALEPAQRRLSMVFQSYALFPHLSVAENIVFGLKARRLPRDEQARRLDHAAALLGLAPLLARKPGQLSGGQRQRVALARAAVSQHPLCLMDEPLSNLDAQLRAEMRVELRRLQQALGLTLVYVTHDQVEAMGMADRIVLLHQGRIAQVGTPIELYERPVSPVVARFIGQPPMNLIRLPGEDGLRGIRPEHITLGQGPHTAVLESAEYHGADRLLSLRLHGQVIKVRHAGREALPLGQPMSLGWPAERECRFPSEDA, from the coding sequence ATGACGGCGGCACTGACCCTGGAAGGGCTGGCCCAGCAGTTCGATGGCCAGCCGGTGCTGCGCGGCATCGACCTGGCGGTGGCGCCGGGCGAGTTCGTCGCGCTGCTGGGGGCCTCGGGCTGCGGCAAGACCACGCTGCTGCGCCTGATCGCCGGGCTGGACCGGCCCCAGGCCGGGCGCATCTGCATCGACGGCCAGGACGTCACCGCGCTGGAGCCGGCGCAGCGCCGCCTCAGCATGGTGTTCCAGTCCTACGCCCTGTTCCCGCACCTGAGCGTGGCCGAGAACATCGTCTTCGGCCTGAAGGCCCGCCGCCTGCCGCGCGACGAGCAGGCCCGCCGGCTGGACCACGCGGCCGCGCTGCTGGGCCTGGCGCCGCTGCTGGCGCGCAAGCCCGGCCAGCTCTCCGGCGGGCAGCGGCAGCGCGTGGCGCTGGCGCGGGCGGCGGTGTCGCAGCACCCGCTGTGCCTGATGGACGAACCGCTGAGCAACCTGGATGCCCAGCTGCGCGCCGAGATGCGGGTGGAGCTGCGCCGGCTGCAGCAGGCCCTGGGCCTGACCCTGGTCTACGTCACCCACGACCAGGTGGAGGCCATGGGCATGGCCGACCGCATCGTGCTGCTGCACCAGGGCCGCATCGCCCAGGTGGGCACGCCCATCGAACTCTACGAGCGCCCGGTCAGCCCGGTGGTGGCGCGCTTCATCGGCCAGCCGCCGATGAACCTGATCCGCCTGCCCGGCGAGGACGGCCTGCGCGGCATCCGGCCCGAGCACATCACGCTGGGCCAGGGCCCGCACACCGCTGTGCTGGAAAGCGCCGAGTACCACGGCGCCGACCGTCTGCTGAGCCTGCGCCTGCACGGCCAGGTGATCAAGGTGCGCCACGCCGGCCGCGAGGCGCTGCCGCTGGGTCAGCCGATGAGCCTGGGCTGGCCGGCCGAGCGCGAATGCCGTTTCCCGTCCGAGGACGCCTGA
- a CDS encoding DeoR/GlpR family DNA-binding transcription regulator — protein MNISPRQRDILAWLQEAHQLGTEQLADRFQVSPQTIRRDVQTLCEQGLARRQHGGLALQAAQHNRSFAQRSGVQGERKRRIARAAVAWLQDEATVFLGYGTTVAEFARALPPEKPLRVVTNNLDAALALADKPAVETWLAGGRLRPADRDLMGFATLDFLQRFEAHVAVLGAGGITAEGVLCEFQPEEAELSRVLLAHSQSQLLLADGSKYLRAAPCRVAPLAELDHLFTDDEAPEALQALCERAGVALHRCGVAA, from the coding sequence ATGAACATCAGCCCCCGTCAGCGCGACATCCTGGCCTGGCTGCAGGAGGCCCATCAGCTGGGCACCGAGCAGCTGGCCGACCGCTTCCAGGTCAGCCCGCAGACCATCCGGCGCGATGTGCAGACCCTGTGCGAGCAGGGCCTGGCGCGTCGCCAGCATGGCGGGCTGGCGCTGCAGGCGGCCCAGCACAACCGCAGCTTCGCCCAGCGCAGCGGGGTGCAGGGCGAGCGCAAGCGCCGCATCGCCCGGGCGGCGGTGGCGTGGTTGCAGGACGAGGCCACCGTCTTCCTGGGCTACGGCACCACGGTGGCCGAATTCGCCCGCGCCCTGCCGCCGGAGAAGCCCCTGCGCGTGGTGACCAACAACCTGGACGCCGCCCTGGCCCTGGCCGACAAGCCGGCGGTGGAGACCTGGCTGGCCGGCGGCCGCCTGCGGCCCGCCGACCGCGACCTGATGGGCTTTGCCACGCTGGACTTTTTGCAGCGCTTCGAGGCCCATGTGGCGGTGCTGGGGGCCGGCGGCATCACGGCCGAGGGCGTGCTCTGCGAGTTCCAGCCCGAGGAGGCCGAGCTCAGCCGCGTGCTGCTGGCGCACAGCCAGAGCCAGCTGCTGCTGGCCGATGGCAGCAAGTACCTGCGGGCCGCGCCCTGCCGGGTGGCGCCCCTGGCCGAGCTGGACCATCTCTTCACCGACGACGAGGCGCCCGAGGCCCTGCAGGCCCTGTGCGAGCGGGCCGGCGTGGCCCTGCATCGCTGCGGGGTGGCGGCATGA
- a CDS encoding MliC family protein has translation MRTEPQPSRPIALATRAALVATGLLALGRAVEAAPGPSFDCRARDLASAARLVCQDPALAALDRQLTQVYAQARAKATNEHPPVLKASQRGWVKGRDDCWKAPDLRACVEASYRQRISELQARYRLVPMRGPFFWACNGQQANELVVTFFATEPATLIAERGDQSVLMTQVPAASGTHYEGPNESFWEHQGEATVRWGFGAPEMRCTPAAITRP, from the coding sequence ATGCGCACCGAGCCGCAGCCAAGCCGACCGATCGCTCTTGCCACCCGTGCCGCGCTGGTCGCGACGGGGCTGCTGGCTTTGGGCAGGGCGGTGGAGGCCGCCCCCGGCCCCAGCTTCGACTGCCGCGCCCGGGATCTGGCCAGCGCGGCCCGCCTGGTCTGCCAGGACCCGGCCCTGGCCGCCCTGGACCGGCAGTTGACCCAGGTCTATGCCCAGGCCCGCGCCAAGGCCACGAACGAACACCCGCCGGTGCTGAAGGCCAGCCAGCGCGGCTGGGTCAAGGGGCGCGACGACTGCTGGAAGGCGCCGGACCTGCGGGCCTGCGTGGAGGCCAGCTACCGCCAGCGCATCAGCGAGCTGCAGGCGCGCTACCGCCTGGTGCCCATGCGCGGACCCTTCTTCTGGGCCTGCAACGGTCAGCAGGCCAACGAACTGGTGGTGACCTTCTTCGCCACCGAGCCGGCCACGCTGATCGCCGAGCGCGGCGACCAGAGCGTGCTGATGACCCAGGTGCCGGCCGCCAGCGGCACCCACTACGAAGGCCCCAACGAATCCTTCTGGGAGCACCAGGGCGAGGCCACGGTGCGCTGGGGCTTCGGCGCGCCGGAGATGCGCTGCACCCCGGCCGCGATCACCCGCCCCTGA
- a CDS encoding D-serine ammonia-lyase: protein MSLSDLPAPLRAAQPFFWPHPQRRSAAQVLADSPVGRADVEAAVANWRRFGPLLARLFPHELGPDGRIDSPLLRQGDDHGRALWVKADHQLPITACIKARGGVYEVLCHAEQLALDAGLLAPDGNRALLADAPARALFARHRVLVGSTGNLGYSVGVMARALGLGVAVHMSHDAQAWKKDRLRAVGATVVEHAGDYAQAVAGARALAAADPAAYFIDDEDSLLLFLGYAAAAWDLAPQLAAQGLAPTAARPLRVYLPCGVGGAPGGVAFGLKCLWGDAVQVVFVEPVAAPCFLLRLATGDDAVSVYDIGLSNHTVADGLAVPRASARVAALAGPLVDAVVTVSDADLLRMLRFQHEAHGLQLEPSAAAGFVAHEMLAGPWAEAVAAWCPAPVVPLVWTTGGQGLPVEVFRALLSGPLASRLPPPATA, encoded by the coding sequence ATGTCCCTGTCCGACCTGCCCGCGCCGTTGCGTGCGGCCCAACCCTTCTTCTGGCCCCACCCGCAGCGCCGGTCGGCGGCCCAGGTGCTGGCCGACAGCCCCGTCGGCCGGGCTGACGTGGAGGCGGCGGTGGCCAACTGGCGGCGCTTCGGCCCGCTGCTGGCCCGCCTGTTCCCGCACGAACTCGGGCCGGACGGCCGCATCGATTCGCCGCTGCTGCGCCAGGGCGACGACCATGGCCGCGCGCTGTGGGTCAAGGCCGACCACCAGCTGCCCATCACCGCCTGCATCAAGGCCCGCGGCGGGGTCTACGAGGTGCTGTGCCACGCCGAGCAGCTGGCGCTGGACGCCGGCCTGCTGGCGCCCGACGGCAACCGGGCGCTGCTGGCCGATGCCCCGGCCCGCGCCCTGTTCGCCCGCCACCGGGTGCTGGTGGGCAGCACCGGCAACCTGGGCTACAGCGTGGGCGTGATGGCCCGCGCGCTGGGCCTGGGGGTGGCGGTGCACATGTCGCACGACGCCCAGGCCTGGAAGAAGGACCGGCTGCGCGCGGTGGGCGCCACGGTGGTGGAACACGCGGGCGACTACGCCCAGGCGGTGGCCGGCGCCCGCGCCCTGGCCGCGGCCGATCCGGCGGCCTATTTCATCGACGACGAGGACTCGCTGCTGCTCTTCCTGGGCTATGCCGCGGCGGCCTGGGATCTGGCGCCGCAGCTGGCGGCCCAGGGCCTGGCGCCCACGGCGGCGCGGCCACTGCGCGTCTACCTGCCCTGCGGCGTGGGCGGCGCGCCCGGCGGCGTGGCCTTCGGCCTCAAGTGCCTGTGGGGCGACGCGGTGCAGGTGGTGTTCGTCGAGCCTGTGGCCGCGCCCTGCTTCCTGCTGCGCCTGGCCACCGGCGACGATGCGGTCAGCGTCTACGATATCGGCCTGTCCAACCACACCGTGGCCGATGGCCTGGCCGTGCCGCGCGCCTCGGCCCGGGTGGCGGCCCTGGCCGGCCCGCTGGTGGACGCGGTGGTGACGGTGAGCGACGCCGACCTGCTGCGCATGCTGCGTTTCCAGCACGAGGCGCACGGCCTGCAGTTGGAGCCCTCGGCCGCCGCCGGCTTCGTGGCCCACGAGATGCTGGCCGGCCCCTGGGCCGAGGCCGTGGCCGCCTGGTGCCCCGCGCCGGTCGTGCCCCTGGTGTGGACCACCGGCGGCCAGGGCCTGCCGGTCGAGGTCTTCCGGGCGCTGCTGAGCGGGCCGCTCGCCTCCCGGCTGCCGCCGCCCGCCACGGCGTGA
- a CDS encoding DsbA family protein: protein MSATLHLIHDPLCGWCYAAAPLVEAAGRLPGLTVQLHGGGMLVGERRLRLTPAWRAYVMPHDQRIAQLTGQPFGAAYTDGLLQDDTVVLDSAPPTTALLAAQVLGLPGLTLLHRLQQAHFVEGQRIAEPAVLRALAAELGLDEAAFAAQLDALAGAPTEAHFTQSRALLDWLGGQGFPTLALEHAGRWTPLPVGQHLGRPEAFVAALRTALQTASGA, encoded by the coding sequence ATGAGCGCCACCCTTCACCTCATCCACGACCCGCTGTGCGGCTGGTGCTATGCCGCCGCGCCCCTGGTGGAGGCGGCCGGCCGCCTGCCCGGCTTGACGGTGCAGCTGCACGGCGGCGGCATGCTGGTGGGCGAACGCCGCCTGCGGCTCACGCCCGCCTGGCGGGCCTATGTGATGCCGCACGATCAGCGCATCGCCCAGCTCACCGGCCAGCCCTTCGGCGCGGCCTACACCGATGGCCTGCTGCAGGACGACACCGTGGTGCTGGACAGCGCCCCGCCCACCACGGCCCTCCTGGCGGCGCAGGTCCTGGGCCTGCCGGGCCTGACCCTGCTGCACCGACTGCAGCAGGCCCATTTCGTCGAAGGGCAGCGCATTGCCGAGCCCGCGGTGCTGCGCGCGCTGGCCGCCGAACTGGGGCTGGACGAGGCCGCCTTCGCCGCCCAGCTCGACGCCCTGGCCGGCGCGCCCACCGAGGCCCACTTCACCCAGAGCCGGGCGCTGCTCGACTGGCTGGGCGGCCAGGGCTTTCCGACGCTGGCGCTGGAGCACGCCGGCCGCTGGACCCCGCTGCCGGTGGGCCAGCACCTGGGCCGGCCCGAGGCCTTCGTGGCCGCGCTGCGGACCGCGCTGCAGACGGCCTCCGGGGCGTAA
- a CDS encoding winged helix-turn-helix transcriptional regulator, protein MKVSARVPLSEAVRRGNLLAADCPSREVLKHVTSRWGVLVLLVLETRTHRFAELRRAVGGVSERMLAQTLQWLEGDGLVLRQAFDVVPPHVEYSLTPLGREAAERVRLLADWIEVRLGDVLAQRAVREAA, encoded by the coding sequence ATGAAGGTAAGTGCCCGGGTCCCCCTGTCCGAGGCCGTGCGCCGCGGCAACCTGCTGGCGGCGGACTGCCCCTCGCGCGAGGTGCTCAAGCACGTCACCAGCCGCTGGGGCGTGCTGGTGCTGCTGGTGCTGGAAACCCGCACCCACCGCTTTGCCGAGCTGCGCCGCGCCGTGGGCGGGGTGAGCGAGCGCATGCTGGCCCAGACCCTGCAATGGCTGGAGGGCGACGGCCTGGTGCTGCGCCAGGCCTTCGACGTGGTGCCGCCGCATGTGGAGTACAGCCTCACGCCGCTGGGCCGCGAGGCCGCCGAGCGGGTGCGCCTGCTGGCCGACTGGATCGAGGTGCGGCTGGGCGATGTGCTGGCCCAGCGCGCCGTGCGGGAGGCCGCATGA
- a CDS encoding SDR family oxidoreductase: protein MTTPAPTIAITGATGQLGRLVLQSLKTRAPGANVIALARTPAKAADLGVSVRQADYTQAPAALAAALAGVDTLLLISGNEIGQREAQHRHVIEAAQLAGVQHLVYTSLLHADRSPLSLAPEHLATEAMIRASGIPATVLRNGWYAENYSAGFPAAVAHGALLGSAGEGRLALATRADYAEAAATVLADPAAHAGQVYELAGDTAPTLAELAAEIGRQAGKPVPYKNLPAEEYTAVLRGAGLPELWAVALPQFDLGAAQGALFDDGHQLSALIGRPTTAPAAYVAAALK from the coding sequence ATGACCACTCCCGCCCCGACCATTGCCATCACCGGCGCCACCGGACAACTGGGCCGCCTCGTGCTGCAGAGCCTGAAGACCCGCGCGCCCGGCGCCAACGTCATCGCCCTGGCCCGCACCCCGGCCAAGGCCGCCGACCTGGGCGTGAGCGTGCGCCAGGCCGACTACACCCAGGCCCCCGCCGCCCTGGCCGCCGCCCTGGCCGGCGTGGACACCCTGCTGCTGATCTCCGGCAACGAGATCGGCCAGCGCGAAGCCCAGCACCGCCACGTCATCGAGGCCGCCCAACTGGCGGGCGTCCAGCACCTGGTCTACACCAGCCTGCTGCATGCCGACCGCTCGCCCCTGTCGCTGGCGCCCGAGCACCTGGCCACCGAGGCGATGATCCGCGCCAGCGGCATCCCGGCCACCGTGCTGCGCAACGGCTGGTATGCCGAGAACTACAGCGCCGGCTTCCCGGCCGCGGTGGCGCACGGCGCCCTGCTGGGCAGCGCGGGCGAGGGCCGGCTGGCCCTGGCCACCCGGGCCGACTACGCCGAGGCCGCCGCCACCGTGCTGGCCGACCCGGCCGCCCACGCCGGCCAGGTCTACGAACTGGCCGGCGACACGGCGCCCACGCTGGCCGAGCTGGCCGCCGAGATCGGCCGCCAGGCTGGCAAGCCCGTGCCCTACAAGAACCTGCCGGCCGAGGAATACACCGCGGTGCTGCGCGGCGCCGGTCTGCCCGAACTGTGGGCCGTGGCCCTGCCGCAGTTCGACCTGGGCGCAGCGCAAGGCGCGCTGTTCGACGACGGCCACCAGCTCTCGGCCCTGATCGGCCGGCCCACCACAGCCCCGGCGGCCTACGTGGCCGCGGCCCTGAAATAA
- a CDS encoding acyltransferase family protein, whose translation MPAPAEHARRQAGLDTLRALAIGLVFMYHYRVFVSREPTFGWLSDVGWVGVDLFFVLSGYLITDGLLRGLAAGRRLTLGSFYARRILRTWPVFWVVLAAYFLWPDALGGRTPPPLWRFLTFTQNWNLPTGTAFSHAWSLCIEEQFYALLPLAVLGGGWLARRRGWGVGAAWAGMALLLATGVATRAWLWQRHGLEAQGQLEQYYRWVYYGSASRFDEFLPGVALALLQHRHPATWQRLMGPGGRWLLPAALAACAAMGYGVITWFYIDGYGYGGFMSIAGYSLIAWSFGLLLAAALRPGSWLQRTRVPGAAWLAAVSYPLYLSHKPVAHWLATQGGPALAASPGLRLGLITLACAAMATLLHHAVERPALRWRDRHVPGR comes from the coding sequence ATGCCCGCTCCCGCCGAACACGCCCGACGCCAGGCCGGCCTGGACACCCTGCGTGCCCTGGCCATCGGCCTGGTGTTCATGTACCACTACAGGGTGTTCGTCTCGCGCGAGCCGACCTTCGGCTGGCTCAGCGACGTGGGCTGGGTGGGGGTGGACCTGTTCTTCGTGCTCAGCGGCTACCTCATCACCGACGGTCTGCTGCGCGGCCTGGCGGCCGGTCGGCGGCTGACGCTGGGCAGCTTCTACGCACGGCGCATCCTGCGCACCTGGCCAGTGTTCTGGGTGGTGCTGGCGGCCTACTTCCTGTGGCCGGACGCGCTGGGCGGGCGCACCCCGCCGCCGCTGTGGCGCTTTCTCACCTTCACGCAGAACTGGAACCTGCCCACCGGCACGGCGTTCTCGCACGCCTGGTCGCTGTGCATCGAGGAGCAGTTCTACGCCCTGCTGCCGCTGGCCGTGCTGGGCGGCGGCTGGCTGGCGCGCCGCCGGGGCTGGGGCGTGGGCGCCGCCTGGGCCGGCATGGCCCTGCTGCTGGCCACCGGCGTGGCCACGCGCGCCTGGCTGTGGCAGCGCCACGGCCTGGAGGCCCAGGGCCAGCTGGAGCAGTACTACCGCTGGGTCTACTACGGCAGCGCCAGCCGCTTCGACGAATTCCTGCCCGGCGTGGCCCTGGCCCTGCTGCAGCACCGCCACCCGGCCACCTGGCAGCGCCTGATGGGCCCGGGCGGGCGCTGGCTGCTGCCGGCCGCGCTGGCGGCCTGCGCCGCCATGGGCTACGGCGTGATCACATGGTTCTACATCGACGGGTACGGCTACGGCGGCTTCATGAGCATCGCCGGCTACTCGCTCATCGCCTGGAGCTTCGGCCTGCTGCTGGCCGCCGCGCTGCGCCCGGGCAGCTGGCTGCAGCGCACCCGGGTGCCGGGCGCGGCGTGGCTGGCGGCGGTGTCCTATCCGCTGTACCTGTCGCACAAGCCGGTGGCGCATTGGCTGGCCACGCAGGGCGGGCCGGCCCTGGCCGCCTCACCCGGGCTGCGCCTGGGCCTGATCACCCTGGCCTGCGCCGCCATGGCCACCCTGCTGCACCACGCGGTGGAGCGGCCCGCGCTGCGGTGGCGCGATCGGCACGTTCCCGGCCGATGA